GGCTACTGGCACGACAAGGCGGCGCAGAAGGCCGCCGCGATGATCAACGAGGGTGGCGGCATCGCCGGCCGTGAGCTGAACCTCGTGACCGAGGACACCGAATCGAACCCCGCGACGGGCGCCCGCAAGCTGCGCTCGCTGATCCAGCGCAACCAGGCCGCCTTCATCACCGGCTCGGTGCATTCGGGAGTGATGCTCGCCTCGATCCCGGTCGCGACGGAGATGAAGACGGTCTACTTCTCGTGCGGCGAGGCGACCGAGGCGACCGGCGAAAAGGGCTCGCGATATGCCTTCCGCACCGGCAACGACACCTACACGCTGTCGGGCTCCGGCGCGCCGTGGGCTTACGAGAATCTGGGCAAGAACTGGACGATGATCTTCCCGGACTACGCCTGGGGCCACAGCCATCACCAGGAGCACAAGCGCGTCATCGAGGGGCTTGGCGGCACGGTGAACGACCCCATCGCCGTCCCGCTCGACGCGCGCGACCTCGTCCCGTACCTCGCCAAGATTCCGGAGGAGACTGAGGTGCTGTTCTCCGTATTCTTCGGCGCGCTGTCGGTCGCCTTCTACACGCAGGCGAAATCGATGGGCCTCGGCGACAAGATGAAGATGTACTCGGTCGCCGGCACCATCGAGGCGATCTCCCCCGAAGACATCGACGGTGCGGCCGAGGGCGTCTACTTCCTGGAGAACTTCCCGCGTCCGCTCGCCGCCAAGGACGACGAGCCGCACGCCACGTTCAACAAGATCATGGAAATCGACGACGTCGACGCGCGCGAACGCGACTCCGATCGCGTGATGGCCAAGAGCCACGCTTGGCAGCCGTGGGAGAACCTCTTCCTCCTCAAGGCCGCCATCGAGGCGTCCGGGTGGCAGGACAAGTCCGACGATCAGGGCGTGATCGAGTACCTCGAGGGCGCCAAGATGGAGAACTCGCTCCAGCACGCGCAGGGTGAGAAGCTGCTGCGCGCCGAGGACCACTCCGGCATCCTCGACAACTACATCAGCCAGGTGCAGGGCGGTAAGTTCGAGGTGATCAAGCGCATCCCCAAGGAAGAGATCGCGGAAAACCTGCCGCCTCGCTACGACTTCACCAAGGAAGCGCTTTAGCGCCCGGCCCGCGCGCCCGCTCCGGGCGCGCGGCTCTCTTCGGCGGCACCGCGCACCCACAGGACGGGCGTGCGGCTCCCGGCGGCACCGACCGCCCCTCCCCCTCATGGAACGAGCGATGCGAGCCTATCCGAAATTCCGCGCCTGCGCGGCGCATGTGTCCGCGGTGTTCCTCGACGCCGAGCGCACCGTCGACAAGGCCGTCAGCCTCATCGGCGAGGCGGCGCGGGCGGGCGCGGCGATCATCGCGTTTCCCGAAAGCTTCGTGCCGGGCTTCCCGATCTGGGCAGCGCTGCAGGCGCCGATCCGCGGCCATGATCTCTTCCGCGCCCTCGCCGCACAGTCCGTCGAGGTGCCCGGGCCAGAGGTGCGGCGCCTGTGCGAAGCGGCACGCCGGCACGGCATCATGGTATCGGTCGGGATCAGCGAGGCGACCACCGCGTCAGTCGGGTGCCTGTGGAACTCCAACCTCCTGATCGGTGCCGATGGGGCGATCCTCAATCACCACCGCAAGCTGGTGCCGACGTTCTTCGAAAAGCTCATCTGGGCGAACGGTGACGCCGCCGGCCTCACGGTGACGGACACGCCGATCGGCCGCATTGGCATGCTGATCTGCGGCGAGAACACCAACCCGCTCGCGCGCTATGCGCTGATGGCGCAGGGCGAGCAGGTGCACATCTCGTCCTACCCGCCCACATGGCCGACGCGCGATCCGGGCGAGGCGGGGCGCTACGACCTCACCGCCGCCATCCGCGTGCGCGCCGGTGCCCACGCGTTCGAGGCGAAGGTGTTCAACATCGTCTCCTCCGCCGTGGTCGACGCCACGATGGAGGCCGCGATCGAGCGGCTGGGCGCCGATGCGGTGCGCATCCTGAAGGATACCCCGCAGGGCGCGTCCATGGTGCTGGGGCCGGATGCGGAGCCCGTCGGCGACGTCATGACGGGCGACGAGGGGCTGCTCTACGCCGACATCGATGTCGGTCTGACTGTGGAGCCCAAACAGTTCCACGACGTCGTCGGCTACTACAATCGCTTCGACATCTTCCGCCTGGAGGTCGATGCCGCGCCGCGCGAGCCGATCGCGATCACCGCCGGCGAGGGGCGCAGCTACCCCTACGACGGAGAACTGGAGCCCGACCCGCCGCGCCCGCACGGGACCGCCTGAGCGGCGATGGACACGGCCGGGCCGGCCACCGTAGGCTTGCAGGGAGGGGGGCGCTCCGGCCCCGCCACCGGTGCGATGTTCAACTGGAACGATCTCGTCTACTTTCTGGAGCTGGCCCGCCACCGCCAGCTCAACGCCGCGAGCAAGCATCTGCGCACCGACGCCACCACCGTCGGACGCCGCGTGCGCGAGCTCGAGGCGCAGCTCGGCGCCAAGCTGTTCACCCGAACGCGCACCGGCTTTGCCCTCACCGACGCCGGGCATCGCCTCCTCGTCCATGCCGAGGCGATGGAGACCAACGCACGCGAGCTGTCGCAGTCGTTCGGCGCCGACGGCGACAAGCGCCTGTCCGGCACCGTGCGCGTCGGCACCATGGAGGCGCTCGGCAGCCTCTATCTGGCGCAGCGCCTCGCCGCCTTTCACGGACGGCAGCCGGGCATCACCATCGAACTCGTGACGGCGTCCAACTGGATCAACCTGTCCAAGCGCGAGGCGGACATTCTGATCTCGTTTCCGCGCCCACAGGGGCAGCGCCTGAACTGCAACAAGATCGGCGAGTTCCAGCTTCGCCTCTATGCCTCGCACGAGTATATCGCCCACCGAGGCATGCCCGCGCGCCTGGCAGACCTCGAGACGCACGATTTCATCGACTATATCGGCGACCTTATTCAGATATCCGCGGTGCGATGGCTGTCGGACATCATGCGGCGGCCCAATATCGTGTTCCGTTCCTCCAGCCTTGTCGCCCAGTATCATGCCGCGCTGTCGGGTGTCGGCATCGTGATGCTGCCTTCGTTCGTGGCCGCACGGGACGAGCGGCTGGTGCCGGTCCTGCCCAAGTCCGCCACCGCCAAGCGCGACTTCTGGCTCTCGATGCACCAGGACCTCGCCCACACCGCGCGGATCATCGAGGTGGAGAAGTACGTCACCGAGCTGATTGAGAGCGACCAGCCCTTCCTCAACGGCACCGCCACCTGAACCCTTCCGGAGATCTCCGCCCATGGACCGCCTGCAAATCGGCCTTCTCGTCTTCCCCAAGCTCACGCAGCTCGACCTCACCGGCCCGTTCGAGGTATTCGCGCGCCTGCCCGACACCGACGTAAACCTCGTCTGGAAGACGCTCGATCCGGTCGTGAGCGACGTCGGGCTGCATCTCCTCCCGACGCACGACCTCGCCTCCTGTCCTGAGCTCGATGTGATCTGCATTCCCGGCGGCCCAGGCGTAAACCCGCTCCTCAACGACCCCGAGGTGCTCGACTTCGTGAGGCGCCAGGCCGAGGGCGCGCGATATGTGACGAGCGTGTGCACCGGAGCGCTGGTGCTGGGCGCCGCCGGCCTGCTGAAGGGCTACCGCGCCGCCACGCACTGGGCCTCGATGGACTTCCTCGAGTCTTTCGGCGCCACACCGGCGGACGTGCGCGTGTGCATCGACCGCGACCGCGTGACCGGCGGTGGCGTGACGGCCGGCATCGACTTCGGTCTGACGCTCGCCGCCGAACTCACCGACGCGGCGACCGCCCAGCGCATCCAGCTCTACATGGAGTACAACCCGCAGCCTCCCTTCCCCGCCGGCTCCCCCCACACCGCGCCGGCGGAGGTGGTCGACGCCTTCCGCGCCGTGGCCGCCGCGATGATCGAGGAACGCGCAGCGGCCGTCGATCAAGCGGCGGCGAAGCTATAGAGCGGGCCACGCAGGCCAGGAAGCGTACCCCGCGTTCCTGCCGGGGGACACCATCTTTTCCCCGGCCGGCACCGCAGCCGGCCGCGGGTGTGGTGCGCTCAGAAGCGCACGTCGATCCTCGCCATGCCGCCGAGGTTGGTGCTGTGCTCGGAGAAGGCCGAGTCGCCCTCCAGCGACAGCGTCACGCGCTCGCCGACGTCCATTTTCACGCCCGCCGACAGCGCCGCCACGAAGCGGTCGTCGCTCATCACCGTGTCCAGCCCGGCGAGCGCGCTGCCGCCGTCGACGATGTTGGAGACGACGGAGTGCTCCGGCTCGGTCAGCGCTGTCTGCACACCGGCGCGCACGTAGGCGAGGATCGGGTTCTCCCGGATCTCGAACGCGCGACCGACCTCCAGCGACGGCGTCAGGTAGACGTGGGTCGCCTCGACGTCGTTCAGGCGCCAGTTGTAGGGACCCGCCCCCTTCTCGGTAAACCCGTCCTGCCAGTTGTGCGTCACCGCGAGCGCCACCGCCGGCTTGGCGTAGAAGCCGCCTTGGTTCTGCAAGGTGGCGAAGACCCGCCCCTCGGCCGAGACGAACCGCCCGTCGATGGTCGAATTCGCCCGGTAGCGCTGCCCGCCGATCGAATAGGCGCGCGAGTAGTCGAGATTCGACAGGCCGCCGGCGATCGTGCCGGACACCGTGAAGATGCCCATCTCGCGCTTGAGCGAGGCGGCGATGCCGTAGGCGTTGCCCTGGTGGTCGAAGTTGCCGCCGTCGATCCACAGGTGCTCGTACTGGGCGCCGACCTCGAGGAAGGTGTGGTCGAAGATCTCCTTCTGCCCCGCGATGGCGAAGCCGCCGACGGACTCGGTGTAGGAGGGCGCCCGATCCATCGAGGCGTTGCGGCTGTAGCCGCCGATGCCCTTGGCCCACAGGCAGTCCTGCTGGCGCAGCAGCGCCGCGCCGTCACTGGCGTCGATCGTCGGGCAGCTCTGGACGAGGTTGTGCAGCGACAGCGCCGCCCGTGCCGACCGCTTGGCCGCGATCAGCGTCTCCTCCGGCGACAGCTCCTCGTACAGCGTCTCCAGCGCGTCGGCGGAGTCGAGGTTGAGGAATTCGAGCGCGGCCATCTCCAGCGTGTCGCGCACGCTCTTGGGCACCGTCTCGCCGGCCGCGGCGAGGCGGCCCATCTGGGTGCCGAAGTGGGCGCCGAAGTCACGGGCCGTGCCGCCGAGACCCGCGCCGCTCGTCTCGCCGCTATAGTCGATCGTGTAGGTGGCGTTCAGCGTCATGTCGAGGTGGTCCTGATCGCCCCCCTGGTAGTGCACGTCCCAGGTCGCCGTCGGGGTCGTCAGCGAGTAGTCGCCGTGGATATCGCTGCCGCCTTTGGTCATCTGGACGGTGTCCATCTGGCTGCCCGAGATGATCTCCAGTTCCCGCGAGGCTCCGTTCGTCAGCCCGGCGGCGCTCGTCCAGTTGAAATCGAGCGCCTCGACGGCGAGCGTCACCGCCGTCGACGTATCCGAGGCGAGCTGCACCCGGTCGTAGTCGACCGTCACCTTACCGCTCTGGTCGGCGCTGCTGGCGACGTCGAAGGTGATCGTGCCGGCGGAGGTGATGTCCACTGTGCCGGCATAGAAGGCGGAGGTGATCGTCGAATCGCCTTCGCCGATCTGCAGGATGCCGTCGTTGGTGAAGGACGCACCGAGCTGGCTGCCGAGGTTCAGCGTCGTGCCGATCTGAAGCGTCGCGCCGGCGGCATTGTGCAGCGTGTTGACGTGCGAATTGCTGAGCAGGATCGCCCCCGCCAGCGTGCCGGTGTTCTCGATCGCGGTCGCCCCGTTCGTCGCGTGGACGACGTAGACATCGTCGGACGCCGACGTCAGCGTGCCGTTGTTGGTGATGACGTTGGACGCGCTCAAGGTGCCGTCGCCGGCGACGACGCTGCGTCCGTCGATGAGGCCGATGACCTCCGCCGCGTCGGTGCTGGTCGCCGACACCGTCGCGCCCTTGGCGATGGTGATCTGCGTGATACCGCGGCCGGCGGCGGTGTTGGTGTCGCTGCTGCCGCTCTCGGCGGCCTGGGCGAGGATCGCGCGGCTGCCGCTGCCGGAGGCGGTCACCGTGCCGTTGACGGTGATGTCGACGCCGCCGGAATAGCTCGCGCCGTCGTCGCCGGCCGCGCTCTGTGCGACGATGCCGACGGCGTTGTCCCCGTCGACCTTGATGCTGCCGTCCACCGTGACCGTGACGACGCCGCCGTCGCCCGCGCCGGTCTCACTGCCGATGCTGCCGGTGCCGTCGCCGGCCGACAGTTCGCCCTTGGCCCCGCCCGCACCGCCGACCGACTGGGCGAAGACGCCGTGGGCGTAGGCGCCGGAGGTCGTCACGGTGTCGCTCACCGTCACGGTGACGTCGCCGCCCTTGCCGCCGACGATGGTGGTGCTGTCGTCGCTGTCGCTGTCGCTGTTGGAGCTGGTGTCGTTGGTCAACTTGCCGCTGCCCATGACCTTGGCGAGATCGCTCAGCGAACCGCCCAGCACGGTCGCCACGTCGCCGGCCGCGCCACCGCCGCCGCCGACCGACTGCGCGAAGATCGCCGGCGCCTTGTCGCCCGCGGTGCTGATGGAGCCGGCGCCGGAGATGGTGACCGACCCCCCGTCGCCGCCGCCGCTGCCCGCACCGGAGACGGTCAGGCTGTCGGCCAGGCCCTGTGAGCCGGCACCGCTCGCCCCGCCGCCGCCGCCGATCGACTGCGCGAAGACGCCCGCCGCGCTCTCGCCCTTGGTGGTCAAGGTGCCGTCGTTGGTGATGGTGACGGTGCCGCCCGTGCCGGCCGCCCCGTCCTTGCCGTTCACCTCGATGGTGTGTTCCTTGATGGCGCGTGCCTTCTTCTCGGCCTCTTCGTCGGATCCGGTCAGCTTCTTGTAGTAGGCCTTGAGCTTCTCGTAGTTCTCCTTGGCGTCCTTCAGCTTGTCGTAGTCGGCCTCGAGCTTGGCGATCCAGCCCGAGTCGCTGGGCTTGCCGTCACCGCCCGAGCCGCCGCCGCCGCCGATCGACTGGGCGAAGATCGCGTGCGAGGCGATGCCGCCGGTCGTCACGCTGCCGCCTTTGTCGTTGGTGACGGTCACCGTATCGCCGTTGCCGGACGCGCCGCCCGACCCGCCGATCGACACCTTCATGCTGATGCCGCTGCCGTCGGCCTTGTTGCCGTCCGCGTCCTTCGGCAGCTTGGTGTAGCCGCCCGAGGTCGCGCCCGCGCCGCCGCCGTCGCCTCCGCCACCGCCGATGGATTGGGCCAGGATGCCGTAGCCGGTGTCCGCGCCGGAGACGATCGCGCCGGTGCTGTCGATCCCGGTGGTGATGGCGCCCGAGTTGGTCACCGTCACGGCGGCCGCGTTCGATCCGGTGCCGCCGGAGCCGCCGACGCCGATGGTGGCGTTGACGTTGAAATACTCCTCGGTCTCCTTCGAGAGGTCGCCGAAATAGGCGTGGCCGGCGCCCGCCGCGCCGCCGTTGCCGCCGATCGACTGACCGAGGATGCCGTAGGCGTTGCCGCCGGTGGTGGCGATCGTCGCGGCGTTGGTGATCGTCACCGTGCCGGCCACCGCGCCGGACCCGCCCGAGCCGCCGACGCTGGTGCTGGTGGAGATGCTGTCGCCGGTGGTGAGCTCGGAGGTGCCGGCGTAGCTCGCCCCCGCGACGCCGCCGTTGCCGCCGACCGACTGGCCGACGATGGCGTGCGCGAAGTGGCCCGACGTGGTGACGTTGGCGCCGTCGACGTCGGTGCCGGTGTTCTCGATCTGCACGTCGCCGGCCGCGCCGCTGTCGCCGCCGTCGCCGCCGATCGCCGTGGTGGAGGCGATGCCGTCTTCCAGCGAGACGTTGAGCGTGCCGGAGTAGATCGAACCGCCGTGGCCGCCGTCGCCGCCGATCGATTGCGCCAGGATGCCGATCGAGGCGAAGCCCTGGGTCGTCACCGTGCCGCTGTTCTCGACGTGGGCGAGGGCGGCGCTGCCGCCCGCCCCGCCGGCCCCGCCGACCGCGACGTCGACCGAGCCCGACACCTCACCGCCCGACACGTCGCCCTGGATGACGTTGCCGGCCTGACCGCCGGAGCCGCCGATCGACTGCGCCAGGATCCCGTGGGACTGGTCGCCCGCGGTGGCGATGGTGGCGTGGTTGGTGACGTGGGAATAGTCCGCCTTGCCGCCGTTGCCGCCCGTGGAGCCGAGCGCCACCGCCATGTTGGCGAGCGAGATCGACCCGTCGACGGTGAGCCCGCCCGCGCCGCCGCCGCCGCCGAGCGACTGCGCGACGATTCCCGAGGACTGCGCGCCGCCGGTGGTGAGGTCGGAATGGTTGAAGACCTGGACGTAATTGGCAGTGCCGCCGACACCGCCGTCGGCACCGTGGGTGGTGCTGAAGTTGAGGCCGATGTCGCCGTGGATCACCGCGCCGCCGACGCCGCCGCCGCCGCCGATCGACTGCGCGAGGATGGCGCCGGCATTGTGCCCGCTGGTGGTGATGGCGCCCTGGTTGAGGACGTGGCTGAACTGCGCGTTGCCGCCGGACCCGCCGGACTGGCCGAGCGTGCTCTGGCCGATGTTGATCGAGAGGCTGCCGCTGATGGTATCGCCGGAGCGCCCGCCGCCGCCGGCGATGCTCTGGCTGACGATGCCGGACGCATTGTCGCCGTGGGTGACGATCGTGCCGTTGTTCTGGACGTTGCTCGACCCGGAGCTGCCGCCGGTCCCGCCGCCGGGGGTCGAGCCGAGGGACTTGGTGAAGCTCGGCAAAGACAGGCCGTCGGTCACGTTGATGGTGGTGGCCGAATGGCCGCCGCCGCCGCCGACGGACTGCGCCAGGATGCCGTCCGATCCGTCCCCCTGCGTGGTGATGGCGGACGTGGAGTCGACGTAGACGTATCCCGACGAGCCGCCGTCGCCGCCGGAGGCGCCCATCGTGTTGCCGATCTGGATGCCGACGGTGACGGAGGTGGAGGTGCCGGCCGAGCCGCCGCCGCCGCCGACCGACTGCACGACGACGCCGGGGGCGAGATGGCCGCTCGTTTCGATCGACTTGCCCTGCAGGTTGATCGACACCTTGCTGGCGCCGCCGCCCGATGCGGCCTCGGACGTCGCCCCCTGGTTGAGGGCCATCGAGGCGCCGATCTGGATCGTCGTGTCGTTGCCGCTGCGACCGCCGCCGCCGCCGATCGACTGGGCCAGGAAGCCCGCCGCATTGTCGCCGCTGGTGGAGATCGTGTCGTTGGCCGAGCCGGTGTAGACCACGGCGCCGCTGGACCCGCCGGCGCCGCCGCTCCCGCCCTGGGCGTGGGTGAGCTCTGCCGCGGTCACCGCGAGCGTGAACGAGCTGCCGCCCTTGCCGCCGCCGCCGCCGATCGATTGCAGACTCACACCGTCGGCGAAGTCGCCCTTGGTGGTGACGTTGATGCCCGCGTTCGCGCTGGTGACGCTGAGCGAGCGACCGGAGCCGCCGCCCGAGCCCGAACCGCCGAGGTCGATCAACCCGCCGCTGGACGAGGCGCTGCCGCCGCCGCCGCCGATGCTCATCGCCTCGATGCCGCTCGCCTGCTGGCCCTGCGTGGTGACGGTCACGCCGTCGAGCGTCAGGGTCAGGGCGTCCGAATCGGAGGGGCCGCCGTCGCCGCCCGCCGCACCGCTGCCGCCCAGCGCGACGATACCCCCCGCCGAGCCACCGGCACCGCCCCCGCCACCGATCGACACCGCCCGCACCGCGCTGGCGCCGACACCGGTGGTGCCGAAGGTGCTGTCGCCGAGGTCGAGCGACACCGCGCCGCCGTCCCCGCCCGGCCCGCCGGTGCCGCCCAGCGCGACGATGCCGGACCCGCTGCCCGCCTTGCCGCCGCCGCCGCCGATCGACTGCACCTCGAGCGCCACCGCATAGTCGCCCGTCGTGGTGACGGAGGTGCCGTTCGAGGTCGTCACCGAGACCGCCCCGCCGTCGCCGCCGCTATAGCCGTCGCCACCGTAGGCGACGATCCCCGAGGCCGAGCCGCCGGCGCCGCCGAAGCCGCCGATGCTCTGGGCGAGCGCGGCGTTCACGTCGTCGCCGTCGGTGGAGACCGTCGCATTGGAAAGGTCGAGCGTGACGGAGCCGGCGATGCCGCTTCCCGCGCCCGAACCGCCGTTGCTCTTGGTCCAGGGGCTGCTCGCGCCGCCCCCCTCGCCGCCGCCGCCGCCCAGGCTCTGCAGGGTGATGCCGTAAGCATCGTCGCCCTTGCCTCGAATGGTCGTGGCGACGCTACCGTCGGTGGCGCCGATCGTCAGCGACACGTCGCCGGACGCGCCGCCGTCGCCGCCGGTTCCGCCCTCGCCGTGCTTGAGACCGCCTTCGCCGTAGCCCCCTTCTCCGCCGTCACCAGCGACGCTGCCGCCATAGATCGCGGCGACCTGCCCCGTGCCGTCGGACGACGCGGCCAACGTCCCGCCGCCCAAGAGATTGATGGTGATCTTGCCGCCGTCACCACCGACGCCGCCGACGCCGCCGGTCCCCACGCCCGTATTGGCGTGGCCCTCGCCGCCCTTTCCGCCGGAGCCGCCCATCGACAGCGCCTCGATCGCCGACAGCCCCGTTGTTTGCAGGTTCAGCACGTTGCCGGCCTCGACGTCGAGTTCGATCGCGCCGCCTGCGCCGCCGGCGCTGCCTTTGCCGCCGGTGATGTCGTGGAAGCCGGTGTTGTGGCCTTCGCCGCCGCCGCCGCCGATCCCGCCGAACGATTGCAGCAAGATCCCGAAGCTGCTGCTGCCGCCCGTCGCCTCCATCGCGGCCGCCGGCGCATCGTCGGCGCTCACGCCGTGCACGGTGAAGGTGAACGCGGTCCCGTCGTCGCCGGGCGCGCCGTCCCGGCCGGTCTTGTTCTCGCTGCCGGTCGAGTATTCGCTGGGCGTCGACCCGGTCGCGCCCCGGCCATATATGCCGGCGATCCCCGTCGCGTAGGAGATGCCGTAGCCCTTGTCGAAGGTGAAGTCGAACGTCGCCGAAGAAATCGGATCGTCCTCGGAACCGGATTGACTCCAGAAGGTGACCGCCTTCGTGTCACTGGAGCCCTGAGGCACGGTCGCCGTCACGTTCTGGTACACCATTGCGCTGGGCAGCGCGCCGCTCTGGTCACTCAGCATTTGGACCGGGATGTCGTCACCCTCGCAGGTCACCGTCGTGCCCGAGGTGGTGCAGCCCGCCCGGGCGGGAGTGGCGATCCCCATCGGGACGAGAGCGATCAGGGCACCGACCAGAGCCGTCGAGGCGAGCAGCGGTCGCCGCGGCGTCCCCATGTGCCCGGAAGCATTCTGCGTACAGGGCGGGAAAAGGATCGGAAGGGACATGGGTCGGCCTCGGAGAAACGTATCGTATCGAGGCTCATTCACCGTGAGTTGCATTGCCGGAGTGGCCGACGACGGCCCCGCACGGCACCCGCACGTCTCGCCGGCACTCGCGCGGCGACACACCTCATGACGAGAGAGCCGGCGGCAAAGGTTCCACACTTCAGCCTTGTGGTCTCGAAATATTGACCTATTCCGAGACGATCGTGTCGGTCGTGGGTCGATTTTGCAACAATGCGACCCGGCCGACAGCGGAACGGCGATACATCGCGCCCCTCAACACCATGCGCGACAAGAGGGAATCAGCTCCCGCGCCGCGTGCATGGCTCGCCTCGCCGGCGGAACCGCGGGCCCGACGCAGAGAAGGCCGGTGCGCCGGCACCGGCCTCCTCCTCACGTCGCGCGGCCGCCGGGGCGCGGGGGCCAACCGCCCCCCGCCCCTGTCGGGCCGGGTCAGAGCAGGATGATGTCGCCGTCCGTCAGCGACGTGTCGTGGAAGGTGATCACGGTCTCGCCGTAGGTCAGCACGGTGTCGCCGCGGTCGCTCTCGAGCGAGTAGGTGCCCCCGTCGGACAGCACGACCTCGTCGTTGCGGACATTGAAGCCGTAGACGTCGTCGGCACCGTCGTCGGCGTCGACGATCACCTGATCCGCGTCGCCCCGCCAGATGAGCGACTTCAGCATGATCGTGTCGTCACCGTCTCCGCCCACCACGCGGTCGTTGCCGTGGCCGGCGGTGATCGTGTCGTCGCCTGCGCCGCCCGACAGGAAGTCCGCGCCGAGACCGCCGCTGACGACGTCGTCACCGGCGCCCCCGTCGACACTGTCGTTGCCGAGGTTGCCATCGATCGCGTCGTCACCCCCGCCGGTGGCGATCCGGTTGGCCCCGCGATCGCCGCCGACCGTGTCGTCTCCGGCGCCGGTGATCACGTTCTCGATCCTGGAGAGCCGGTCGCGGCCGATCTCCTCGCCGGAGGCGGCCCCGCGCCGCAGGTCCACGCCGACGGCACCCTCGCCGCCATAGTCCACGGTGTCGCTGCCGGCGCCGCCGTCGAACGTGTCGTTGCCGATTCCGCCGATGAGGAGGTCGTCCCCGTTGCCGGCACGGACCAGATCGTTGCCGCCCAGCGCGTCGATCCGGTCGTCGGCACTGCTGCCGGTGAGGCGGTCGGCGGTGTCGCGGCCGAAGACGTCGTTCATGTCGAGACGGAAGCGCGCACCGATGCCGTTGTAGTAGTCGATCGCTGCGGCCGTTTCGTCGGTCTGGATCTCCGAGATGCCCTCGTCCAGCCAGTAGCCCCAGACGGCGTCCGCGTCGGACAGCGCGTAGAAGTCGTCCCGTGCGCCGTTCTGGTCGCCCTTGTGCTCGTAGCCGCCGTAGATCGTGTTGATCCAGAGGCGCACGTCGTACTCGTCGAGCAGCGCCTTGGCCTCGTCGGAGATCAGGTCGCCGTCACTCTGGATGACGTCCTCGTCCATCGCGTTCATGTGGACCTCGATGCCCTCCGGCCCGAAGGTCGTCAGCACTTCGGTCAGGAACTCGATGTCGTTGATGTCGGCGAGGCGGACCTGCGGCATGAAGCCGACGTCGAAGCCGAGGGTGGCGAACGTCTCCGCGACGGTGGCGATGTCGTCCGTCGAGTAGAGCTCTTCCTTGACGACGACGTACTCCATCATGCCCGCATCCTCGACTTGC
This portion of the Acuticoccus sp. I52.16.1 genome encodes:
- a CDS encoding autotransporter outer membrane beta-barrel domain-containing protein, with amino-acid sequence MSLPILFPPCTQNASGHMGTPRRPLLASTALVGALIALVPMGIATPARAGCTTSGTTVTCEGDDIPVQMLSDQSGALPSAMVYQNVTATVPQGSSDTKAVTFWSQSGSEDDPISSATFDFTFDKGYGISYATGIAGIYGRGATGSTPSEYSTGSENKTGRDGAPGDDGTAFTFTVHGVSADDAPAAAMEATGGSSSFGILLQSFGGIGGGGGEGHNTGFHDITGGKGSAGGAGGAIELDVEAGNVLNLQTTGLSAIEALSMGGSGGKGGEGHANTGVGTGGVGGVGGDGGKITINLLGGGTLAASSDGTGQVAAIYGGSVAGDGGEGGYGEGGLKHGEGGTGGDGGASGDVSLTIGATDGSVATTIRGKGDDAYGITLQSLGGGGGEGGGASSPWTKSNGGSGAGSGIAGSVTLDLSNATVSTDGDDVNAALAQSIGGFGGAGGSASGIVAYGGDGYSGGDGGAVSVTTSNGTSVTTTGDYAVALEVQSIGGGGGKAGSGSGIVALGGTGGPGGDGGAVSLDLGDSTFGTTGVGASAVRAVSIGGGGGAGGSAGGIVALGGSGAAGGDGGPSDSDALTLTLDGVTVTTQGQQASGIEAMSIGGGGGSASSSGGLIDLGGSGSGGGSGRSLSVTSANAGINVTTKGDFADGVSLQSIGGGGGKGGSSFTLAVTAAELTHAQGGSGGAGGSSGAVVYTGSANDTISTSGDNAAGFLAQSIGGGGGRSGNDTTIQIGASMALNQGATSEAASGGGASKVSINLQGKSIETSGHLAPGVVVQSVGGGGGSAGTSTSVTVGIQIGNTMGASGGDGGSSGYVYVDSTSAITTQGDGSDGILAQSVGGGGGHSATTINVTDGLSLPSFTKSLGSTPGGGTGGSSGSSNVQNNGTIVTHGDNASGIVSQSIAGGGGRSGDTISGSLSINIGQSTLGQSGGSGGNAQFSHVLNQGAITTSGHNAGAILAQSIGGGGGVGGAVIHGDIGLNFSTTHGADGGVGGTANYVQVFNHSDLTTGGAQSSGIVAQSLGGGGGAGGLTVDGSISLANMAVALGSTGGNGGKADYSHVTNHATIATAGDQSHGILAQSIGGSGGQAGNVIQGDVSGGEVSGSVDVAVGGAGGAGGSAALAHVENSGTVTTQGFASIGILAQSIGGDGGHGGSIYSGTLNVSLEDGIASTTAIGGDGGDSGAAGDVQIENTGTDVDGANVTTSGHFAHAIVGQSVGGNGGVAGASYAGTSELTTGDSISTSTSVGGSGGSGAVAGTVTITNAATIATTGGNAYGILGQSIGGNGGAAGAGHAYFGDLSKETEEYFNVNATIGVGGSGGTGSNAAAVTVTNSGAITTGIDSTGAIVSGADTGYGILAQSIGGGGGDGGGAGATSGGYTKLPKDADGNKADGSGISMKVSIGGSGGASGNGDTVTVTNDKGGSVTTGGIASHAIFAQSIGGGGGSGGDGKPSDSGWIAKLEADYDKLKDAKENYEKLKAYYKKLTGSDEEAEKKARAIKEHTIEVNGKDGAAGTGGTVTITNDGTLTTKGESAAGVFAQSIGGGGGASGAGSQGLADSLTVSGAGSGGGDGGSVTISGAGSISTAGDKAPAIFAQSVGGGGGAAGDVATVLGGSLSDLAKVMGSGKLTNDTSSNSDSDSDDSTTIVGGKGGDVTVTVSDTVTTSGAYAHGVFAQSVGGAGGAKGELSAGDGTGSIGSETGAGDGGVVTVTVDGSIKVDGDNAVGIVAQSAAGDDGASYSGGVDITVNGTVTASGSGSRAILAQAAESGSSDTNTAAGRGITQITIAKGATVSATSTDAAEVIGLIDGRSVVAGDGTLSASNVITNNGTLTSASDDVYVVHATNGATAIENTGTLAGAILLSNSHVNTLHNAAGATLQIGTTLNLGSQLGASFTNDGILQIGEGDSTITSAFYAGTVDITSAGTITFDVASSADQSGKVTVDYDRVQLASDTSTAVTLAVEALDFNWTSAAGLTNGASRELEIISGSQMDTVQMTKGGSDIHGDYSLTTPTATWDVHYQGGDQDHLDMTLNATYTIDYSGETSGAGLGGTARDFGAHFGTQMGRLAAAGETVPKSVRDTLEMAALEFLNLDSADALETLYEELSPEETLIAAKRSARAALSLHNLVQSCPTIDASDGAALLRQQDCLWAKGIGGYSRNASMDRAPSYTESVGGFAIAGQKEIFDHTFLEVGAQYEHLWIDGGNFDHQGNAYGIAASLKREMGIFTVSGTIAGGLSNLDYSRAYSIGGQRYRANSTIDGRFVSAEGRVFATLQNQGGFYAKPAVALAVTHNWQDGFTEKGAGPYNWRLNDVEATHVYLTPSLEVGRAFEIRENPILAYVRAGVQTALTEPEHSVVSNIVDGGSALAGLDTVMSDDRFVAALSAGVKMDVGERVTLSLEGDSAFSEHSTNLGGMARIDVRF